Part of the Streptomyces sp. NBC_01408 genome is shown below.
GAAGCCGTGTCAGTGGCCGGTGGCCGGTGGCACCTCCACGGCGCCGTCGGAGGGCGTTCCGGCTTTCGTGTGGAGGATCTCGCGGGCCTGCTCCGCCGCTCGGGCGATGCTCTCGGAGACGAAGTCGAGGAAGCGGGCGACGTTCTCCAGGCGGGCGGCGGCCGGGGTGTCGCGGCCGAGGACGCCGACGCCCTGCCGGGCGATCTCGACGATCTGGGCGGTGGACCGGGCGCTGGCGACCATCGACTGGTACCAGATGTCGTCGTCGACGATGTAGTGCTCGCGGCGGCGTTCGTCGCGTTCCCGGCGGACGAAGCCCTGGCTCTCGAGGAACGAGATCGCCTTGGAGATGGACGCCGGGCTGACCTGGAGGTGCTGGACGAGTTCGGACGCGGTGAGGCTGCCCGTGTCGGTGAGGGTGATGCAGGCCATCACCCGGGACATCATCGTGGGCATTCCCGAATTCATGAGGACGGTGGTGTACGCCTCCTCGTACTCGCGTACGGCCTCGGGGTCGCGTCCGTGGGCCTGCGGGTGCGCCTCGGGCCCCCGGGGCGCGGCCTGCCTGCGCCGGTGGGCGCGGCGTTCGGTGGCGCGGTGGGCCAGGTCGGCGCGGTAGGCGGTGGGGCCGCCGTTCCGCGTCACCTCACGCGTGATCGTCGAGGTCGGACGGTCGAGACGTCTGGCGATCTCCGCG
Proteins encoded:
- a CDS encoding GbsR/MarR family transcriptional regulator; its protein translation is MPGGRLTQQERQQIALGLADGLAYAEIARRLDRPTSTITREVTRNGGPTAYRADLAHRATERRAHRRRQAAPRGPEAHPQAHGRDPEAVREYEEAYTTVLMNSGMPTMMSRVMACITLTDTGSLTASELVQHLQVSPASISKAISFLESQGFVRRERDERRREHYIVDDDIWYQSMVASARSTAQIVEIARQGVGVLGRDTPAAARLENVARFLDFVSESIARAAEQAREILHTKAGTPSDGAVEVPPATGH